GCCTGCAATACTTTTTGGGCAATATCACTGATAGGAAATACTTTTTATGCATACAGATTAGATACAAGTGGTGTGGATGTTGCCAATCCGGTAACAAGTACCTTACCGGGATTTAGTGCCAATGACATAAGAGGGTATTTAAAAGTGTCTCCGGACGGCAGTACATTGGTAGCTGCAAACATGAATTCTGGAACCTATATCTTTCGGTTTGATGATGTAACAGGCAGGGTTACAAATTTTGAGAATCCGGCAGCGGCAAGCCAATTAAGTGTGCTAGGGCAAAGTGGTTATGGAGTTGAATTTTCCCCAACAAGCAGAGTATTATATGTTTCTACAGGGAATTTTACTCCCGGATCAACAGAGCATCTATATCAATTTGATTTAACTCAAACAAACATAGCCGATATTAACGCTTCAAGATATGAAGTTCACACCTATAATAACTCAAGAGGAGCTTTGCAATTGGGTCCGGATGGTAAAATTTACTGGACTAGTCATAATTCACGTAATATTAGTGTAGTCAATGCTCCTGATCAATTAGGTAGAGATTGCAATTATTCTCATCAAACTGTAAATCTTGGAACAACCATGGCAAGTCAGGGGCTACCTCCTTTTTTATCGTCCTTATTATTGCCGGTAGATATTACGGATGATGCTACCGGACAAACCGTTAATAACCAAACATTGCAATATTGTATTGGTGATACTAAAACATTGCTTCCCGGAACCGTTACCGGAACTAATATTTCCTATGAGTGGGCTTTTGATAATGGCACTTCTTCATCTGTCATATCTACAGATCCTTCATTAACACTCGCAGATATTGCACTTACAGATGCCGGTGACTATTCACTAACTATAAGACTCACTGATGATTGTAGTAATCTTGTGGAATTAAACGGAGTGTTTACTATTGATGTTTTTGAACCTCCTGTAGCTATTGATTCCAGTTTGATTAATGACATTCAGTTTTGCGATACGGATGGAGATGGCCTCCATATTTTTGATTTGTCTTCGATGAATACTACTATTTTAAACGGACAAGATCCTACGGTTTTTGAAGTCGTTTATTCAACTGTTTCTGATTTTTCCACATTGGTTTCTGATGCAGCTGCATATCAAAATTCAGCTCCTTTCAGCACTGATACCATATATATAAGATTGAGAAATAGCCGCGCTCCTAATGCTTGTTATGACGATGATTCTTTCACTCTTCAGGTTACCAGCGAACCGACCCCTGTTTCTCCTTCGGATTATGTGGTTTGTGATGTTGTCAATTCAGGGAGCAGTGATACTGACGGGATTTATCAAAGTTTTGATTTTTCGTCTAAAGATTCGGAAATCTTAGGCTCCTTGAGCAATACTTTATATTCGGTGAGCTATCACCTCAGCCAGTCAGACGCACAAACAAACACCAATCCTATAGACAAAACAACACCCTATACCAATACCACCGCTTTTTCTCAGGAGATATTTGTTCGGGTAGATAATAACAACAATACCAATTGTAATGCTTTTACCCTTGCAGACCAAACAGCGAGCTTTAATTCGTTTTTTCTGGTGGTGGTACCACAACCCAAGGCGACCCTACCTGCCGATATTCCGGAATGCTCCACCACTGGCAGAGTGAACTTTGACCTGAATAGTTTAAAAGACAACGAAGTGTTAAACGGACAAGACCCCGGTGTTTTCAATGTTGTCTATTTCCCTACCCGGCAAGATGCCATTGACAATACCAATCCGCTACCTAACCCCTATCAAAACCGTTCGGATTACAGTACTGAAACTATTTGGGTCAGAGTATTTCACACGATGTATCCAACCACTTGTAGTGATACAAACCAGACCATTACCAGCTTTCAATTATTCGTTACACAAAACCCTGACGGGCTCATACAAACCCTTGCTGATGTAAGCCGGTGTGATACTGCCTCAGCAGGAGGCACCGATACCGACGGTATTATCAATGATTTTATTACCCTGTCTTCCAAAGATGCTGAAATACTGGGAACGGATTTTTTTAACAGTGCCCTCTATACCGTATCCTATCATCTGACAGCTACGGATGCTACCAATGACACAAACCCTATTGATAAAATCAATCCCTATACCAATACGACTCCAAACGGTCAAACCATCTATGTACGAGTGGGGCACAATGACAACCCCACAGCTTGTGTTGCCTATACCAATTTTGATCTGATAGTCCATCCTTTACCTGTAATCACCACTCCTGTGGACTTACGACAATGTGATGATGACACCGATGGCTTTTCTGCTTTTAACCTTACAGAGGCCAACAGACTGCTATCTGCCGATTTTGCAAATGAAACCTTTGTGTACTATCCCACTATGGCAGATGCTCAGGCTAACACCAATGCCATTAACAATCCCACCGCTTTTACCAACAGAACCACCCCTACCGATACCCTATGGGTACGTATTAGCAATACTAACAACTGTCATCGAATTGCTCAACTCAACTTAATAGTTTCCACAACAGGTATTCCTAACACCTTTGCACGAACATTTAACACCTGTGATGATTTCCTGCCTACCGATGGAATCAACGGTACTAATGACGATACCGACGGGGTGAGTGCTTTTGACTTTAGCTCGGTCAACAGTCAGGTAAGGGCCCTATTCCCTCCTACTCAACAGTTGACCATTACCTACTACAGAAATGCTACAGATGCTTTGGCTGAAAATAATGCCGTCAGCGACATCAGCAACTATAGAAATATCGGCTATCCCAACTCCCAACAAATATATATCAGGGTCGATAGTCAGTTAGACAATGCCTGTTTGGGATTTGGGCCTTATATCACCCTTACCGTAGACCCCATACCTGTGGCCAACACCATATCCGATTATGAACTGTGTGAAACACTCGATGACGGAGACGGTACCAATGGTATCATTCAAACTTTTGATCTGCAAAGTCAAACTCCCGGTATTCTCGCCTCACAAGACCCTGCCCGGTTCTCGGTAACCTATCATCAGAGTGCCGGCGATGCACGAACAGGCAGCAACCCTCTTGCCTCTCCTTATACCAACACCACAAGAGACAGACAAACCATATATGTCAGAGTAACTAATAACAACACAGGATGTTATAACCATCATTCCACTTTTGATATTGTCGTTACTCCCCTTCCCATAGCTAATTTTGTCAATGACCTGGAAATATGTGATGATAATACCGACGGTTCTGCAAGAAACGGTTTCTCACAATCAATCAATCTGGAAAGCCAAACGCCCGGTATTCTCGCCTCACAAGACCCTGCCCGGTTCTCGGTAACCTATCACAGAAATCTCGCCGAAGCTCAAAGTGGCAGCAACCCGCAGATAAGTCCCTTTAGCAATACCACTCCACATAGACAAACCATATATGTCAGAGTAGTGAGTTCCGTAACCGGATGTGCCAATGGAATCTCTAACTTTGATGTGGTGGTCAATCCCGAACCGGTATTTACTCCCGTGTCCAATATCAGTATCTGTGATGATAATGCAGATGGTGATGATACCAACGGGTTTGTTCAGAATATTGACCTGCAAAGTGTTATCCCCATGTTGTTGCTACATCCTACTGACCCGTCGGTCATACAAGACCCCGATGATTTTAATGTAACCTTTCATGCTTCTCAGGCACAGGCAAGTGCTGCAAGCAACCCGCTGCCAAATCCTTTTGCCAACACCGTAGCCAATATGCAAACCATATATGTGAGAATTGAAAATAAAACAACAGGGTGTATCAATGACGATGCTTCTTTCAATGTCATTATAAACCCCTTACCTGACTTTAGGGTAAACTCTCCCCGGATTGTCTGTTTAAACGGCCCTCCCTTAACCCTCAGAGCAGAAAACCCTGCTGATACATATGACTATACGTGGACAGACCCTGTGGGAAATACCTCTTCGGGTAGTACTTTAACTGTAACCGCAGGAGGACACTATACCATAACAGCAACCACTACTAACGGTACGAACTGCTCCAGAGTCAGAACCATACAGGTCAATGAATCCATCATCCCTACCATTACTCAAAATGACCTGACCATTGTAGATGATTCCGACAATAATTCCATTACCGTAAACCCTGACAATTTAGGAATTGGAGATTATCAGTATGCACTGGCTGACCAAAATAATCTTATCATTCGTGATTTCAAGGATGAGCCTTTTTTTGACAGGCTGCAAGGAGGGTTCTATAACCTGATAGTCAGAGATAAAAACGGCTGTGGACAGGCAGCAATATCACTATCCATTATTGAGTTCCCTAAGTTCTTTACTCCTAATAATGACGGAATTAATGATACCTGGAGAGTAAAGGGAATCAATGCTGCGCTATTCCCTACAAATGCCATGTATATATTTAACAGGTATGGGAAAGTGGTCGCAACCATTTCAATAGACTCTCAGGGATGGAATGGAAATTATGGAGGAAAACCGCTCCCCTCAGACGATTATTGGTTCTCTGTCAATCTTACGGATTCCAATGGAAATACCAGATTGAGAAAAGGAAATTTCTCCCTGATTAGAAAATAAGGAAGTGTTAGTGTTTTTGTAAGGTTTTTATTATGGTATCCGTATTTTTGCTACATGCATTTTGAATTAGTATCAACATTTTCCCCGACCGGTGATCAGCCTCAAGCTATACAACAGTTATCAGAAGGTATTTTTAACGATGATAAGTTTCAGACTTTATTAGGAGTTACCGGATCAGGAAAAACATTTACTATTGCCAATGTGGTTGAGAAAGTCAACCGCCCTACTTTGGTTTTGGCACACAATAAAACATTAGCTGCACAATTATATTCGGAGTTCAAACAGTTCTTTCCAAATAATGCCATTGAGTACTTTGTTTCTTACTATGATTATTACCAGCCGGAAGCGTATATTCCTGTTACAGGAACTTATATAGAGAAAGACTTATCTATTAATGATGATATTGAACGACTTCGGTTAAGTACCACTTCTTCTCTACTCTCAGGTAGAAGAGATGTATTGGTTGTTGCCTCTGTTTCGTGTTTATATGGTATTGGAAACCCGGTAGAATTTAAAAAGAATGTCATTCCAATTGAAGTTGGGCAGCAAATTTCAAGGACAAAATTTCTTCATCAACTGGTAACCGGCTTGTATTCCAGAACAGATTTAGAAATAAAAAGCGGAAGTTTTAAAGTAAAAGGAGATGTCATTACCATCTTTCCTTCTTATGGTGAAAATGGATATCGAGTACATTTTTTTGGTGATGAAATTGAAGAGATAGAGTCTTTTGATATAGTTAATAATCAAATTATTGAAAAATTTAAAACCCTCACCATATACCCTGCAAATCTATTTGTAACCTCTCCGGATGTATTACAAAATGCTATCCATTCGATTCAAAACGATTTGGTAAAACAATATGATTATTTCAAAGAAATCGGAAAACATTTGGAAGCAAAACGTTTAAAAGAACGAACGGAGTTTGATTTGGAAATGATCCGCGAATTAGGTTATTGTTCGGGGATAGAAAATTATTCCAGGTATTTGGATGGCCGGGAAGCTGGTACAAGGCCTTTCTGCTTATTAGATTATTTTCCGGATGATTATTTAATGGTCATTGATGAAAGTCATGTAACCATTCCGCAAACACATGCGATGTATGGTGGAGACAGAAGCCGAAAAGAGAATTTGGTAGCATATGGATTTCGATTGCCTGCAGCCATGGATAACCGTCCATTGAAATTTGAAGAATTTGAAGCGTTGCAAAACCAAATCATATATGTAAGTGCGACTCCGGCAGA
This window of the Flavobacteriaceae bacterium genome carries:
- a CDS encoding T9SS type B sorting domain-containing protein, with the translated sequence MKKVVLLPFIFFSLHFYAQKEANFWYFGQNAALDFNSGTPVPVTGSQLNTVEGCSSFSDANGNLLFYVGAPNTNARDLTIWNRNNQPMPRGTGLRGDSSSSQSALTIPASGRPNIYYLFTVGTSLTGSAGTGIPGFFYYEIDMTADGGLGDVTVGPVNLSNGLDANWTEKVTAVRADACNTFWAISLIGNTFYAYRLDTSGVDVANPVTSTLPGFSANDIRGYLKVSPDGSTLVAANMNSGTYIFRFDDVTGRVTNFENPAAASQLSVLGQSGYGVEFSPTSRVLYVSTGNFTPGSTEHLYQFDLTQTNIADINASRYEVHTYNNSRGALQLGPDGKIYWTSHNSRNISVVNAPDQLGRDCNYSHQTVNLGTTMASQGLPPFLSSLLLPVDITDDATGQTVNNQTLQYCIGDTKTLLPGTVTGTNISYEWAFDNGTSSSVISTDPSLTLADIALTDAGDYSLTIRLTDDCSNLVELNGVFTIDVFEPPVAIDSSLINDIQFCDTDGDGLHIFDLSSMNTTILNGQDPTVFEVVYSTVSDFSTLVSDAAAYQNSAPFSTDTIYIRLRNSRAPNACYDDDSFTLQVTSEPTPVSPSDYVVCDVVNSGSSDTDGIYQSFDFSSKDSEILGSLSNTLYSVSYHLSQSDAQTNTNPIDKTTPYTNTTAFSQEIFVRVDNNNNTNCNAFTLADQTASFNSFFLVVVPQPKATLPADIPECSTTGRVNFDLNSLKDNEVLNGQDPGVFNVVYFPTRQDAIDNTNPLPNPYQNRSDYSTETIWVRVFHTMYPTTCSDTNQTITSFQLFVTQNPDGLIQTLADVSRCDTASAGGTDTDGIINDFITLSSKDAEILGTDFFNSALYTVSYHLTATDATNDTNPIDKINPYTNTTPNGQTIYVRVGHNDNPTACVAYTNFDLIVHPLPVITTPVDLRQCDDDTDGFSAFNLTEANRLLSADFANETFVYYPTMADAQANTNAINNPTAFTNRTTPTDTLWVRISNTNNCHRIAQLNLIVSTTGIPNTFARTFNTCDDFLPTDGINGTNDDTDGVSAFDFSSVNSQVRALFPPTQQLTITYYRNATDALAENNAVSDISNYRNIGYPNSQQIYIRVDSQLDNACLGFGPYITLTVDPIPVANTISDYELCETLDDGDGTNGIIQTFDLQSQTPGILASQDPARFSVTYHQSAGDARTGSNPLASPYTNTTRDRQTIYVRVTNNNTGCYNHHSTFDIVVTPLPIANFVNDLEICDDNTDGSARNGFSQSINLESQTPGILASQDPARFSVTYHRNLAEAQSGSNPQISPFSNTTPHRQTIYVRVVSSVTGCANGISNFDVVVNPEPVFTPVSNISICDDNADGDDTNGFVQNIDLQSVIPMLLLHPTDPSVIQDPDDFNVTFHASQAQASAASNPLPNPFANTVANMQTIYVRIENKTTGCINDDASFNVIINPLPDFRVNSPRIVCLNGPPLTLRAENPADTYDYTWTDPVGNTSSGSTLTVTAGGHYTITATTTNGTNCSRVRTIQVNESIIPTITQNDLTIVDDSDNNSITVNPDNLGIGDYQYALADQNNLIIRDFKDEPFFDRLQGGFYNLIVRDKNGCGQAAISLSIIEFPKFFTPNNDGINDTWRVKGINAALFPTNAMYIFNRYGKVVATISIDSQGWNGNYGGKPLPSDDYWFSVNLTDSNGNTRLRKGNFSLIRK
- the uvrB gene encoding excinuclease ABC subunit UvrB, translated to MHFELVSTFSPTGDQPQAIQQLSEGIFNDDKFQTLLGVTGSGKTFTIANVVEKVNRPTLVLAHNKTLAAQLYSEFKQFFPNNAIEYFVSYYDYYQPEAYIPVTGTYIEKDLSINDDIERLRLSTTSSLLSGRRDVLVVASVSCLYGIGNPVEFKKNVIPIEVGQQISRTKFLHQLVTGLYSRTDLEIKSGSFKVKGDVITIFPSYGENGYRVHFFGDEIEEIESFDIVNNQIIEKFKTLTIYPANLFVTSPDVLQNAIHSIQNDLVKQYDYFKEIGKHLEAKRLKERTEFDLEMIRELGYCSGIENYSRYLDGREAGTRPFCLLDYFPDDYLMVIDESHVTIPQTHAMYGGDRSRKENLVAYGFRLPAAMDNRPLKFEEFEALQNQIIYVSATPADYELKNTEGLFVEQVIRPTGLLDPEIEVRPSLNQIDDLVEEIQIRVEKDERTLVTTLTKRMAEELTKYLTRVAVRCRYIHSDVDTLERVEIMQGLRKGLFDVLIGVNLLREGLDLPEVSLVAILDADKEGFLRSHRSLTQTVGRAARNINGLAIMYADNITKSMQLTIDETHRRREKQIAYNIQNNITPKPIHKKIGETLTGKAVSSYQYNNAIQKAAEQDVVYLSKIEIEKCIREKRKQMEAAAKDLDFIIAAKLRDEIKALKEHI